The DNA sequence tggcggcaaagccgccaaacaggaagtgagccaatttctcagcatccctttgacatatcataaccaggcttggtatatagaccaatggcctcataaaggtgacactgattgaatttggtgacctttgacctctagggggcgctgttattaatgtcgatgtgttttgactcctttcacttcacatgagtatatttaaaacttattttcaatgtctggtgatactattagacctatcagtatagctagtgtattatttcttgcagaaatatccgcgacagccaatgatattcgaccgcgaagccgccaaaccggaaacacgccaatatatcagcagccatttgacatatcataaccaaacttgatacatagacccatggcctcattaaggtgacactcaatgaatttggtgaccattgacctatagggggcgctgttattaatgacgatgtgttttaactcctctctcttcacatgagtacatttcaaacttatttttaacgtctgaggatactgccagacctccttatatagcttatgaatcatttctcattgcaacatcagaacttggccgccatgttgaaagttgtcaaaatcagttgaaaatttcctaaggccacaaattatgtccaatcttcatggaacttggcatatatgttcttcagaccaagctgaacaaaggtatcaaacagctttctcaaattcaaaaccgtttggccgtgacagccaatcaaacttgacggcgctcattaatgggtagacactgcactcgtgtggcgacatgcggtacttaatgcataatgcaacaatgactctattaaccattccgcccgcttacgatataaactgcaatacccactggattagatgcttcacgaaccacctccagaacggatacttgtttacattgtgtctcttttagagatattgttccgaatacccctatgtatttgtgacatttgttctgtcaggcaggctgtattgcgcccatacctctaggtggggtcattttcccacataatgctcatcccaccggctgtcggtattgccgatttccgagacggtcgtcatgtagccccctggccaattgcgtccatcaggcagaattagcctgccgagtccgattatgcttgacacccacattgctgctcgcagctatatttattattattatccttcaatgggagtcaatggcagcccatagaaccgcttggcgaaaagttgtgaaatttggcacactggttcaagacggccccattagcccattaacccaatctcaggttgctagcccaaaagctctagcgccaccaacaggtcaaagttggacatgcattcatgttcataacttttgacccattcgaccaatattcacaaaccaggtatcaatggattccttgaaacaagcccagttcaacacaccctatgacctaattgcgccatgacgtatatttccgccatcttggtttatgtcaaaaaccatcaaaatgctacttctatcacaaatcttgtccaatcatctcggaacttggcgcacatgatcttctggccatctttgataaaaaacattgaatagatttgtcatattcaaaaccgtttgcccgctaaagccagtcaaatttggcggcgaagccgccaaacaggaagtgagccaatttctcagcatccctttgacatatcataaccaggcttggtatatagaccaatggcctcataaaggtgacactgattgaatttggtgacctttgacctctagggggcgctgttattaatgtcgatgtgttttgactcctttcacttcacatgagtatatttaaaacttattttcaatgtctggtgatactattagacctatcagtatagctagtgtattatttcttgcagaaatatccgcgacagccaatgatattcgaccgcgaagccgccaaaccggaaacacgccaatatatcagcagccatttgacatatcataaccaaacttgatacatagacccatggcctcattaaggtgacactcaatgaatttggtgaccattgacctatagggggcgctgttattaatgacgatgtgttttaactcctctctcttcacatgagtacatttcaaacttatttttaacgtctgaggatactgccagacctccttatatagcttatgaatcatttctcattgcaacatcagaacttggccgccatgttgaaagttgtcaaaatcagttgaaaatttcctaaggccacaaattatgtccaatcttcatggaacttggcatatatgttcttcagaccaagctgaacaaaggtatcaaacagctttctcaaattcaaaaccgtttggccgtgacagccaatcaaacttgacggcgctcattaatgggtagacactgcactcgtgtggcgacatgcggtacttaatgcataatgcaacaatgactctattaaccattccgcccgcttacgatataaactgcaatacccactggattagatgcttcacgaaccacctccagaacggatacttgtttacattgtgtctcttttagagatattgttccgaatacccctatgtatttgtgacatttgttctgtcaggcaggctgtattgcgcccatacctctaggtggggtcattttcccacataatgctcatcccaccggctgtcggtattgccgatttccgagacggtcgtcatgtagccccctggccaattgcgtccatcaggcagaattagcctaccgagtccgattatgcttgacacccacattgctgctcgcagctatatttattattattatccttcaatgggagtcaatggcagcccatagaaccgcttggcgaaaagttgtgaaatttggcacactggttcaagacagccccattagcccattaacccaatctcaggtcgctagcccaaaagctctagcgccaccaacaggtcaaagttggacatgcattcatgttcataacttttgacccattcgaccaatattcacaaaccaggtatcattggattccttgaaccaagcccagttcaacacaccctatgacctcattgcgccatgacgtatatttccgccatcttggtttatgtcaaaaaccatcaaaatgctacttctatcatgAATCTTGTCCaaacatctcgaaacttggcacgcatgatcttctggccatccatgatgaaaaacattgaatagatttgtcaaattcaaaaccgctTGCCCgttaaagccaatcaaatttggcggcaaagccgccaaaccggaagtaagcccatatctcagcagttctttgacatatcataaccaaccttggtacatagacccatgatcccatcacggtgacactgaattaatttggtgacctttgacctctaggtggcgctgttattaatgtcgaagtgttttgactcctctctcttcacatgagtacatttcaaacttatttttaatgtttgaggatactgccagacctccttatatagctttaaaattatttctcattgcaacatcagaacttggccggaTTCGTGAAGCATGGATTCGATGCTTCACGAActacctccagaacggatgcttgtttacattgtgtcacttttagagatattgttccgaatacccctatgtattagtgacatttgttctgccaggcagactgtattgcgcccttacctctaggtggggtccttttcccatttactcatcccaccggctgtcggtattgccgatttccgagacggtcgtcatgtagccccctggccgattacgtccgtccggcagaattagcttaccgagtcccattatgcttgacacccacattgctgctcgcagctatattttatattattatcattatgtatttatgtttttttctttatatttgaggacatcaccagtagttaagctagTTGCCTTGCACAGAAAGGCAATTGTGAGGGCAGTATATTCATATATCGATTAACTATCCTGCATCAGGTGATTGCCAACATAGAGAAGGcccaggagagacagaaagaggcatACAAGAGGAGGACCAAGAGCGGGACCAAGCGCTTCAGGATCACACCAGGCATGAAGGTCCTGAAGAagaatgagaggaagcgtgAAAGGCATGGTCAAACCATGGAGCCAGATTGGCCGAATGTGTTCAGGTAAATTGTTAAGATACCCAAAAATGGTTAAGACATCAAAGGCATCACGTTTCGAGGACCCCCTCGAAAACAAGATGCTTCATCTCAAGGGACTTATCctgccaataaataaataaaattaatggttatatatatatatatatatatatatatatatatatatatatatatatatatatgccctgcttacatatatatatatatatatatgtatatatgtatatatatatatgtatatatgtatatatatatatatataggccctataaatatatataacaaaacTCATCTAGCTCTCACATTGATGTTTGATATTTTCAGGAATACTGAGGTTACGGACAATAACCTTGTGCATCTGGAGACCTTGGATGGAAATCCAGGACACCCTATGCTTCAGTGTAGCCTGTGCGGAGAAGTATGTTATTGAATTATTAAAATCTAGACTATAGACTATACTAATTGACTATACTGAGAAGTGATTATGAAGCTTTTTGATAAGGTGCTTCTTTCCCCTTTAGGATCCCAGGCTGCCTGGCCCACCAAGGAGACTGTGTCCAATCTATCTGAGACTGAGTCAGCAGAttcagagttggaggaggaccCACTAGAGGTAAATATTTCAGTCAGTCTTAATTTCACTTAATAAATACTTTGGTTGCTCTATTAAATGCTCACATTGTTGCTAAATGAGTGAGacgtttgtttttttggtttcagGACTTGGATGTTGTCATCACTAGTGTCCAGCCAGGCTGGGCTTATCGAGCTTCACTGAGCAAAAGGGTGGAGGACTTCAGGGCCATGCTCAGCAACCCAAGTACTTGGTTGGATGACCATGCTATGGACCATGCTCAGGCACTGCTTAAGGCCAAGTACCCCAACGTCAACGGGCTCTACGCCACCACCTCCCTAGCCTTGCTGTCCACTTTGCCCGAGCCAGCACAAGGGTTTGTACAGATACTCAATGTTTCTGCAAATCACTGGGTTACGGTAAGTGACATTGGCTGCCAGGGAGGTTCAGTAAACATTTTTGACTCCCTAGGACACACCAGGACAGAGGTCTTCATTGAACAGGTCACAGGTCTGCTTGCTTTTCCAGGGAAGAGTGTCCGACTGCAGTGGCCGGACATACAGCAGCAGGCAGGTGGATCAGATTGTGGACTGTTTGCTATTGCCAACAGTATTGCTCTCTGCAGCGGTGAGGGTCCCACCACAGTCCAATACCATCAAGGACAAATGTCACCTCTTTTCCTGTTTTCAGGCTGGAGAACTGCAACTCTTCCCTAGAGCCATGAGGTCCCCCACTGCCGAGCCATTCGCCATTGATGTGGATGTGCACTGCCTCTGCAGACTGACCATCGAGCAAGGAAAAGCACCTCTGGTCCCATGCAGGAGGTGTGATAGGCCCTTTCACCAGTCCTGTCTTTCCCATGTACAGAATATTTCTGAATACATTTGTCCAAATTGTCAAATCATATTCTAACTATTCTGCGCAGTTTTTTTCCTTTGTAGGACTGGTAGGTATGCTGGAGAGTTATTTGGTTCTTGTTAATATTCAGATTTTCCTTAATAGTTCTACTGTCAATATTGCTGTTTGTATGTTATGGATATTGTATAAATTTAATGCATCTTCTAAACAGTATAATATAGCCTGATAAATGATTAATTTCTGGGATCAATAATATATGTTCAACGCTTTTGCTATTTTtgattgtacagcactttggtcaaccgttgttgtttttacatgtgttctataaatacatttgagttGAGTTGCGtcagccttaaaaaaaaaaacctctctAAAGGTCTGTACCTTGACGTCGGTGAGTGGGCTTACTACTAAAACAGACCTTTTTTCCATGCCATTTCTGTTTTCATTGTGGATTTTTTTCCTCCTTTGTCTATCCTTATCTCAAAGACATCGTGACAGGAAGAGTTTACCATGCAGGGGCCAAAGAAAACCAGGGTCATCAAGAATCAGCATATTCTGGAAGTGTGGTGCATCAACCTGAACCTGGAACAAGCTAGACCTGTCACTCAGCGCTTATAAATGACATGCATCAAGAAACTGCATTATCAcctttttcattttatattgaaGCATGATCATTGCATATAAGATTGTTGTCAATGTTAGTTGTATATCTGAGGCAAATAATTTAATGTTATGCATATGTGGCCtgtggttgttttgttttcaattcTAACTTTACCTTACTCAAATTAATGGTAAGATTTAGCCCAAAAACCCACTATATCAAGGATATTATTTACTTttctatacatatattataaacgtatatatttatattatcaaTGTATGTATCTATTTCTCTAaacagtaatagctaaatgttataGGGAATGCCTCACCTAGGCATTAGGTgctaaatgcctgctcacctatctacccatctatctatctattatctatatatatatatctattatcTGAATTAAATTGCGGTAATTGAATTAACAccagctagctagactatgatacacttaaaacactcagtttattagctaaattcaattaaacaattaaatacaatacaaatataaagtaaaaacaagtgttatctagctatccgttatctgtattatgttatttggtgttcggcaacatgagcgcgaatggtttttgaaacctgctttaaacactcagttaactagctaaattcgattaaacaattcaatacaatacaaatataaacggcaacggacaacccttacgtaatcagttgtcaac is a window from the Gadus chalcogrammus isolate NIFS_2021 chromosome 8, NIFS_Gcha_1.0, whole genome shotgun sequence genome containing:
- the LOC130387979 gene encoding uncharacterized protein LOC130387979; translated protein: MDSMLHELPPERMLVIANIEKAQERQKEAYKRRTKSGTKRFRITPGMKVLKKNERKRERHGSQAAWPTKETVSNLSETESADSELEEDPLEDLDVVITSVQPGWAYRASLSKRVEDFRAMLSNPSTWLDDHAMDHAQALLKAKYPNVNGLYATTSLALLSTLPEPAQGFVQILNVSANHWVTVSDIGCQGGSVNIFDSLGHTRTEVFIEQVTGLLAFPGKSVRLQWPDIQQQAGELQLFPRAMRSPTAEPFAIDVDVHCLCRLTIEQGKAPLVPCRRHRDRKSLPCRGQRKPGSSRISIFWKCGAST